A genomic window from Etheostoma spectabile isolate EspeVRDwgs_2016 chromosome 13, UIUC_Espe_1.0, whole genome shotgun sequence includes:
- the gltpd2b gene encoding glycolipid transfer protein domain-containing protein 2 yields the protein MGVKRKAAAAILVLLLFLGFQWLQGGLDYQWDSCFKGYNQVNTLHQLHNSSGADGAEGPQPLEECPGQTFQVSLLLSHLLAAPAYTSDVLLQPYLSSWDELVRFMEALGPMVGQISKEIESKTSIIRQLALLAEGDPEAELGPDIHSINSVSVKPGAKNNQEHTGGYHSVRSMIWVELNRGQVDFHHQTDSGCRTLLRLHRALLWLKLFLEKLAETPGAGRLRSPSELCREAYKSTLANHHTWFVRRAAELAFIAMPERGFFFKLVCVQSQEELGTVLNRVVQAIGEVYDRTQRALEENGMLDLP from the exons ATGGGTGTGAAGCGCAAGGCTGCTGCTGCTATCTTAGTCCTGCTGCTGTTTCTCGGCTTCCAGTGGCTTC AGGGGGGTTTGGATTACCAATGGGATTCTTGTTTTAAAGGTTATAATCAAGTGAATACG CTTCACCAGTTGCACAACAGCAGTGGGGCCGATGGGGCTGAGGGCCCACAGCCTTTGGAGGAGTGCCCTGGTCAGACCTTCCAGGTGTCACTGCTGCTCTCCCACCTGCTGGCTGCACCGGCCTACACCTCTGACGTGCTGCTGCAGCCGTATCTGTCCAGCTGGGACGAGCTTGTGAG GTTTATGGAAGCTCTGGGTCCGATGGTGGGACAGATATCTAAAGAGATAGAAAGCAAGACCTCTATAATCCGCCAACTGGCCTTGTTGGCAGAAGGGGACCCTGAAGCAGAGCTGGGCCCAGATATACACTCAATAAACAGTGTGAGCGTAAAACCTGGGGCAAAGAATAATCAGGAGCACACTGGTGGTTACCACTCTGTACGCTCCATGATCTGGGTAGAGCTGAACCGAGGACAAGTGGACTTCCACCACCAGACGGACTCTGGATGCCGAACTCTTCTGCGTCTGCATCGAGCTCTGCTTTGGCTGAAGCTCTTCCTGGAGAAGCTGGCTGAGACACCGGGGGCCGGCCGGCTGAGGAGCCCTTCAGAGCTGTGTCGCGAGGCCTACAAGAGCACCCTGGCCAACCACCACACCTGGTTCGTCCGCAGGGCCGCGGAGCTGGCCTTCATTGCAATGCCAGAGCGGGGTTTCTTTTTCAAGCTGGTGTGTGTGCAGAGCCAGGAGGAGCTGGGCACAGTGCTCAACAGAGTGGTTCAGGCCATTGGAGAAGTTTATGATAGGACTCAGAGAGCCCTGGAAGAAAATGGCATGCTGGACTTGCCATAG